From one Phaeodactylum tricornutum CCAP 1055/1 chromosome 16, whole genome shotgun sequence genomic stretch:
- a CDS encoding predicted protein, with the protein MVVELATTVAGILLKTCVYNASGPRSGTSTALSKVAQSASGAVLAKSATVQKQSGNPQPRTWHHPDYIASFNSEGLPNNGIDYYIDATTIDDAMKDADDDKPYFVSLSGKSLHDNMEMLHKIASAPTKNRISAIELNLACPNVIGKPIIAYDVDQMDSILEQVSQLTDSLPPLGVKLPPYLDFQHFQQAASVLNRHKKLVKYVASINTLGNALAVDVVSEAPCISSNSGFAGLSGPAVHYTALANVRKLRELLDEDIDVVGVGGVRSGKDVFAMLLAGATAVQVGTCHWIEGPSCFDRIVDELRVLMEEKGCRRIEDVKGKLKAWSKEGAAKSRQALLSVEPAKTNSAVPLSSSELQFWKVLSAILIAVLAIICTLDKQLGQLLPEE; encoded by the coding sequence ATGGTAGTAGAATTGGCGACGACAGTTGCAGGAATTTTGCTGAAGACTTGTGTTTACAATGCTTCGGGGCCTCGCAGTGGTACATCGACAGCCTTATCCAAGGTAGCCCAGTCAGCGTCAGGGGCCGTCTTGGCCAAATCCGCTACTGTACAGAAACAGTCCGGAAATCCCCAACCCCGGACTTGGCACCATCCCGACTACATTGCCTCCTTCAATTCGGAAGGTCTTCCCAACAACGGGATTGACTACTATATTGATGCCACTACGATTGACGATGCGATGAAAGATGCGGACGATGACAAGCCTTACTTTGTTAGTTTGTCCGGCAAGTCGCTCCACGACAATATGGAGATGCTTCACAAGATCGCGTCTGCACCAACGAAAAACCGGATTTCCGCAATCGAGTTGAATCTGGCATGTCCCAATGTCATTGGCAAACCGATTATCGCTTACGATGTGGATCAGATGGACAGTATTCTCGAGCAAGTAAGTCAACTCACCGATTCGCTACCTCCGTTAGGGGTCAAGCTCCCTCCGTACTTGGATTTTCAACACTTCCAACAGGCAGCCAGTGTCCTGAACCGACATAAGAAACTTGTGAAGTACGTTGCATCTATCAATACACTAGGAAATGCTCTCGCCGTTGATGTCGTTTCAGAAGCCCCTTGtatttcttccaattctGGATTTGCGGGTCTGTCCGGACCGGCCGTCCACTATACGGCTTTGGCCAACGTGCGTAAACTGCGGGAGCTCCTTGACGAGGACATTGATGTTGTTGGAGTCGGCGGTGTTCGGTCCGGTAAGGATGTGTTCGCCATGTTGTTGGCCGGAGCGACAGCTGTGCAGGTTGGTACTTGCCACTGGATCGAAGGCCCAAGCTGCTTTGATCGGATTGTGGATGAGTTGCGGGTTCTtatggaagaaaaaggctgcCGACGTATTGAAGACGTCAAGGGAAAATTGAAGGCATGGTCGAAGGAAGGTGCCGCTAAATCAAGACAAGCTCTTTTGTCGGTTGAGCCAGCAAAGACCAATAGCGCAGTACCCTTGTCCTCTTCAGAACTACAGTTTTGGAAGGTCTTATCAGCTATTTTGATTGCCGTTTTGGCGATCATTTGTACGCTGGACAAGCAGCTGGGGCAGCTTCTCCCGGAGGAATAA
- a CDS encoding predicted protein, protein MLNNTLSTTLMLTHSAIERNSCNRMQRRVRNKISLALTFLLSTTAIVACARTHAFVAVPSPTPKRIVSPQHSVLALSTDTSLDRNLDASEKQSPPIRPCYYKTPEGRWKPRIELSALALGQELQGYVVQELLDGVTGPKVFLEVGVGRTTRQRVFNETDVVSAARPESGWKIVYAMLRLGSKGTKSSVTQKRAARLRKKTAGTPVFVSKIRSENGQLEVCLNEFDVERSATPKVSASSFPIGKELTGTIKRIEPYGVMIDVGANRLGLLHIRKVADLYGSFIDKAQGLEEAGLELNTKVKVQIASNEGKQLFLDFTNDVKEEGRLEREEREREKQERYERWLARNQLMAVPGENETTSVAVPSDIFSVEDVDSNVSTTISDEESLLSEEEAAAWAVFATGGSTSVSVPSVVEEEDEDDYDEDRDIEDALGLGTY, encoded by the coding sequence ATGCTCAATAATACTCTATCGACTACTTTGATGTTAACCCACTCCGCTATCGAAAGAAACTCTTGCAACAGGATGCAACGAAGAGTCCGGAATAAAATTAGTCTAGCGTTGACATTTTTGCTTTCGACAACTGCGATAGTCGCATGCGCTCGTACGCACGCCTTTGTTGCGGTACCATCCCCGACACCGAAAAGGATCGTATCGCCACAACACTCGGTGTTGGCTCTTTCGACCGACACCTCATTGGACAGAAATTTGGACGCCAGCGAGAAGCAATCGCCACCTATTCGTCCGTGCTACTACAAGACACCGGAGGGGCGTTGGAAACCAAGGATAGAACTGTCGGCTTTGGCTTTGGGGCAAGAACTGCAAGGATACGTCGTACAGGAGCTTTTGGATGGAGTTACTGGTCCCAAGGTTTTTCTGGAGGTGGGAGTCGGTCGAACTACCCGACAACGAGTATTCAATGAAACGGACGTCGTTTCTGCAGCAAGGCCAGAAAGCGGCTGGAAGATTGTGTACGCCATGCTACGACTCGGTTCGAAAGGAACAAAGTCATCCGTAACACAAAAAAGAGCAGCGCGGTTACGTAAGAAGACTGCCGGTACGCCGGTCTTTGTCAGCAAAATTCGCAGTGAGAACGGGCAACTCGAAGTGTGTTTGAACGAATTCGACGTAGAACGCAGTGCTACTCCGAAAGTCTCCGCTTCAAGTTTTCCGATCGGTAAAGAACTGACGGGAACAATCAAACGGATCGAACCATACGGCGTCATGATTGACGTGGGGGCGAATCGTCTCGGACTTTTGCACATTCGAAAAGTGGCGGATTTGTATGGATCCTTTATAGACAAAGCCCAAGGCTTAGAAGAAGCCGGTTTGGAGCTCAACACCAAGGTAAAAGTACAGATAGCGAGTAATGAAGGAAAACAACTCTTTCTGGATTTTACCAATGACGTTAAAGAAGAAGGCAGGCTTGAAAGGGAAGAGCGGGAGCGAGAAAAACAAGAGCGATACGAACGATGGCTGGCGAGAAATCAACTAATGGCCGTCCCTGGCGAAAACGAGACCACTAGTGTCGCTGTTCCCAGCGATATCTTTTCAGTGGAAGACGTGGACAGTAATGTGAGCACAACAATCTCCGATGAAGAATCACTTCtttccgaagaagaggcaGCGGCTTGGGCAGTTTTTGCGACCGGTGGATCAACTTCAGTGTCAGTGCCATCGGTGgtagaggaggaagacgaagatgactATGACGAGGACAGAGACATTGAAGATGCACTCGGTCTAGGAACCTATTAG
- a CDS encoding P1B, P type ATPase (copper-transporting ATPase, heavy metal transporting ATPase), which translates to SVYFVQGICCASELPSVRKIVKPLNGVHSLQINVTTRRVYVEHDADVITAQTIAELIDDALDESIATQIALQDLESQSLHWNVLMSGVFWIVSMLSAVPGWSTLRYAGLVAMVFGLPPVIRKAWQTLRRWEFDANCMMVIAAFGAALLGEFDEAASVSFLFCISEWLEHRATHRAREALSTIVALRPEHANVIHPLTKQMLIVPADQVPVGALISVRTGDKIAADGVVVEGTSSVDESSLTGESIPVRKTINDVVSGGGINIGTTQLVVRTTSSVEDSAVSRLIRLVEEAQANRSPTEKMIDGFARAYTPVVVALATLMCTIPWLFGQEVGREWTLNGLIIIVVACPCALTISTPVTYAAGLAATAQRGIVVKGGASLEALGSVKKVVLDKTGTLTQGKFNVVHLENIGSIRSRKEMLQLLALMEAPSSHPLSATLVKAAKQEGVSVPTDMDAKEHTILKGEGVTANVNGKQVYVGNRKLFERLGMLSNVDQAFLGLTDAWSSSGGTVGFIGVEGEGIIGAFSMTDMIREDAADVVTALRASGHEVLMLTGDGEGAAKSVAEQINLPNSAVHYQLTPEDKLHFVASIKCPQPKHFQVLQRRPLVLFCGDGVNDAPALAVADIGVSMGEGAALAMEMSDVTLMDSSLSKLVYVMYMGRRVVRTIQENIALSLLCKLLVVTLTFAGYMTLLYAIASDVGVMLLVTLNGMKLL; encoded by the exons TCGGTGTACTTCGTACAAGGTATTTGCTGTGCATCCGAACTACCGTCGGTACGAAAAATTGTCAAACCCTTGAATGGAGTACACTCGCTACAAATCAATGTCACAACCCGTCGGGTATACGTTGAACATGATGCCGATGTCATTACAGCCCAGACCATTGCCGAGC TGATCGACGACGCGCTCGATGAATCCATCGCTACTCAAATCGCGTTGCAAGATTTGGAATCGCAATCGCTGCACTGGAATGTTCTCATGTCCGGTGTATTTTGGATCGTCAGCATGTTGTCCGCGGTACCCGGCTGGAGTACTTTACGGTACGCTGGTCTCGTGGCCATGGTATTCGGATTGCCCCCGGTCATTCGTAAGGCCTGGCAAACACTCCGCCGCTGGGAATTCGATGCCAACTGCATGATGGTCATTGCCGCTTTCGGAGCCGCTCTGTTGGGTGAATTCGACGAGGCCGCGTCGGTTAGTTTCCTGTTTTGTATCAGCGAGTGGTTGGAACACCGGGCTACCCATCGGGCTCGGGAAGCCTTGTCCACGATTGTGGCGTTGCGACCCGAGCACGCCAACGTAATACATCCGCTGACGAAACAAATGCTTATCGTCCCCGCCGACCAAGTACCGGTTGGAGCGTTGATTTCGGTACGCACGGGCGACAAGATAGCGGCGGATGGCGTTGTCGTAGAGGGTACCTCGTCGGTGGACGAATCGTCACTAACCGGTGAATCCATACCTGTACGCAAAACAATTAACGATGTCGTGTCCGGTGGAGGTATCAACATTGGTACCACGCAGTTGGTCGTCCGGACCACGAGCAGTGTGGAAGATTCGGCCGTTTCCCGATTAATTCGATTAGTCGAAGAGGCGCAAGCAAACCGATCGCCCACAGAAAAGATGATTGATGGCTTTGCACGGGCCTATACACCCGTGGTAGTAGCCTTGGCCACGTTGATGTGTACCATCCCGTGGCTGTTTGGTCAGGAAGTGGGACGGGAATGGACTTTGAATGGATTGATCATTATTGTTGTGGCGTGTCCGTGTGCTTTGACGATTAGTACGCCCGTCACTTATGCAGCAGGGTTGGCGGCAACGGCACAACGAGGAATTGTCGTCAAGGGCGGAGCCAGTTTAGAAGCTTTAGGCAGCGTCAAAAAAGTTGTCCTTGACAAGACTGGAACTTTAACGCAGGGCAAATTCAATGTAGTTCATTTAGAAAACATTGGTTCCATCCGGTCACGAAAAGAGATGCTCCAACTCTTGGCGTTGATGGAAGCTCCGTCAAGCCATCCACTTTCGGCGACGTTGGTAAAAGCTGCGAAGCAAGAAGGCGTTTCGGTTCCGACTGACATGGATGCAAAAGAACATACGATCCTTAAAGGGGAAGGTGTAACTGCGAATGTGAACGGAAAGCAAGTCTACGTTGGGAACCGAAAGCTTTTCGAGCGTCTCGGTATGCTCAGCAACGTGGATCAGGCTTTCCTTGGGCTCACCGACGCATGGAGTAGCTCCGGTGGCACAGTCGGGTTCATTGGTGTGGAGGGAGAGGGAATCATTGGTGCTTTCAGCATGACCGATATGATTCGCGAAGACGCTGCCGATGTTGTTACGGCACTTCGTGCGAGCGGTCATGAAGTCTTGATGCTAACTGGAGACGGCGAGGGTGCAGCTAAGTCCGTCGCGGAACAAATCAATCTTCCGAACAGTGCTGTGCACTACCAACTCACACCCGAAGACAAGCTCCACTTTGTCGCAAGCATCAAGTGTCCACAACCGAAACATTTTCAGGTGCTCCAGCGGCGACCACTCGTGCTTTTTTGCGGCGACGGTGTAAACGATGCTCCTGCTCTAGCTGTTGCTGATATAGGCGTTTCAATGGGTGAAGGCGCAGCTTTGGCAATGGAAATGAGTGACGTGACACTCATGGACTCGAGCCTAAGCAAGCTTGTGTACGTAATGTACATGGGGAGACGAGTGGTACGAACCATCCAAGAAAACATAGCATTGAGTCTTCTGTGCAAGCTATTGGTCGTTACATTGACGTTTGCAGGTTATATGACCCTTCTTTACGCTATCGCCAGCGATGTCGGGGTCATGCTACTAGTCACCTTAAACGGAATGAAACTACTA
- a CDS encoding predicted protein — MWSSDDEDLNLALRASQETLIVERNRRQPVLQPDDDSISTDGEQALVVLPPAKRALKSNLQDTSTFPRLSATGDKPRDAIVLHDDESDCCDDDAANMELSLVARLQRKHQIEFEEAPSAKKPVTLPQGTNGALEVATVGHSPSPTNTAPPRTELKQQKHTAPKNAPVATSILLNSDDSSDSDDSIKALKLRLAASSERSRPQCSQDIDCSGSASPSPPARKSTNVSKRKERPAVETKRVQEISKRQKEIERERSREEKARCQQLKAAERQRLKVVKQTSVALEKARKQKQRQASDQARGKFCHKEIAVLIEQDWVQQPVWKEAITDGLVASDDHPYIWHEYATLLGCPTVQWIRKDYLLGGATDAWQQLRKGNHAGYHHIPLLCVIVEPDIFLKLLHRDNSEDDDYPELENWLKGIQAGWKGAWSHQQKGTPRIIILLYKVRETLDRLWVKYKRESRGRRVSSSPQPPTAEELHDALIWMMIDFQVECIHCSSSEQTVHELSKMTRLLSEKPYQKHVTELDCVRKLKPRVDENSTLQERAEDCWFRQLQQIPRISLTVAREFTQHYPTARSLWIAYQNPALSEEQKRVLCKNCFSQKASHAKLSTWMYKTMTGNDPNDLLR, encoded by the coding sequence ATGTGGAgtagcgacgacgaagatttaAATCTTGCCTTACGGGCCTCACAAGAAACGCTTATCGTCGAAAGGAATCGTCGACAACCCGTACTCCAGCCAGATGATGACTCCATTAGTACGGATGGTGAGCAAGCCCTGGTGGTTCTGCCGCCAGCTAAGCGTGCACTCAAGTCCAACCTGCAAGATACATCGACCTTTCCGCGGCTGTCCGCTACCGGGGACAAGCCTCGAGATGCGATCGTATTGCACGACGATGAATCCGACTGCTGCGATGACGATGCCGCCAACATGGAACTATCCCTCGTGGCACGACTGCAACGCAAGCACCAAATAGAATTTGAGGAGGCACCATCTGCTAAGAAACCCGTTACTTTGCCACAAGGTACTAACGGTGCTCTTGAAGTCGCAACGGTAGGCCACAGTCCGTCTCCAACAAATACAGCACCTCCACGAACCGAGTTAAAGCAGCAGAAACACACAGCTCCAAAAAACGCTCCGGTTGCTACGTCCATCTTATTAAATTCAGACGATTCGTCTGACTCGGATGACTCTATAAAAGCTTTAAAATTACGATTAGCTGCATCGTCGGAGCGCTCCCGTCCACAGTGCTCACAGGATATCGACTGTTCCGGGTCAGCGTCCCCATCTCCACCAGCGCGCAAATCCACTAACGTCTCCAAGCGTAAAGAACGTCCGGCGGTCGAAACGAAGCGCGTCCAAGAGATCAGTAAGCGCCAGAAGGAGATTGAAAGGGAGCGTTCTCGAGAAGAGAAAGCCCGGTGTCAACAATTGAAGGCGGCTGAACGTCAACGGCTCAAAGTGGTAAAGCAAACTTCGGTAGCTCTAGAAAAAGCTCGCAAACAGAAACAGCGTCAAGCATCGGATCAAGCACGCGGTAAATTTTGCCACAAAGAAATTGCTGTTTTGATTGAGCAAGATTGGGTCCAGCAACCTGTCTGGAAGGAAGCGATCACTGACGGCTTAGTGGCATCGGATGATCACCCCTACATTTGGCATGAGTACGCCACCTTGCTTGGTTGTCCCACTGTCCAATGGATTCGCAAAGATTACTTACTAGGCGGTGCTACTGACGCTTGGCAGCAACTTCGCAAAGGGAATCACGCAGGCTATCACCATATCCCACTCCTATGTGTTATTGTTGAACCTGACATTTTCTTGAAGCTGTTGCATCGAGACAACAGCGAAGATGACGATTATCCCGAACTTGAGAACTGGTTGAAAGGAATACAGGCTGGCTGGAAAGGAGCTTGGAGCCATCAACAAAAAGGCACCCCGCGAATTATTATTCTATTGTACAAGGTCAGAGAAACGCTGGACCGCTTGTGGGTTAAATACAAGCGAGAAAGCCGTGGGCGTCGAGTGAGCTCTTCACCGCAACCACCAACGGCCGAAGAATTGCATGACGCGCTAATCTGGATGATGATTGACTTTCAAGTAGAGTGCATTCATTGTTCATCGTCAGAACAGACTGTACACGAGTTGAGCAAGATGACTCGCctcttgtcggaaaagccgTATCAGAAGCACGTAACGGAGCTTGATTGTGTTCGCAAGCTCAAACCACGAGTGGACGAGAATTCCACCCTCCAAGAACGAGCTGAGGATTGCTGGTTTCGACAGTTACAACAAATCCCACGAATAAGCCTTACGGTGGCTCGTGAATTTACGCAGCACTATCCGACTGCTCGATCGTTATGGATTGCGTACCAGAATCCCGCACTTTCGGAAGAGCAGAAAAGGGTTCTCTGTAAAAATTGCTTCTCGCAGAAGGCCTCGCACGCCAAACTTTCAACTTGGATGTACAAGACAATGACGGGAAATGACCCCAATGATTTACTACGATAA
- a CDS encoding predicted protein produces the protein MGRDTDFHPSEPPVGAQLSVGRRIQPQSRNHPSGLPVSRRSTRLFADLTNRLGEIITTERALMESAVSTSCTASVSDAAISGARVVPSNGAPIPAEATHGWHNQTSPLLTVSSQTSSPTTTSTQSTGTCSSPLDLLAGVSSTEHAKHQTPSTTKVRPQSIGAAIKNTNPSADAVSKTEGVSNRHVAAENQATGTSVDVHESQLQGAETLEQFETKSDDVPSPHLSSFRKATTTTTTIIRHNTRHKEKRRPVGYVAPKTERTVKPKATPKPRRNRTLQRASGSFPRACFTHRPSLACLRSQSLTDYVRDVVLPTASAYEPSTDPDDDDDYDDFNRIHEYRPLEWTEGMAKITLPEGFCTLDGIARDRTGRGLDWQAGTPLGDYVIQTPIEQNIRGLAGVYEYTFADKPQVTIASFREQADAYRKVQVGSAVDDGENADSDEAMDKLARKFWQRLGPTMPPAWYGADQEGTLFGDDPASGWSIAKLDSCLHVLSNVPGVTTPYLYAGMWASVFCAHTEDMNLLSINYLHAGAPKIWYAVAPGKDADRFAELCAFQYSMEARKCKEFMRHKRCLLSPKVLQKAGIRYTTAVQRPGDAMITFPGGYHFGFNVGFNLAEATNFGVPEWIPLGLQAHVCLCRPDSVRIDVERLIALLKLYQQAEKREVGLSWKTWSQRREEKLARRALSERRRMSSPPSKKKKRSKAPRTTEFWVEVRRPISKEETAKKKGKRPLKKAKRTDEEIWHLAKATTRKGLVPDARVLCVLPAKVVLDRVKFHYRTTGDPDNQDEQCFAGQVVELIDDHVRVRLDGLPKSSDEWMHVWSPKLFLDGGRWGEDHDVTVEDEIGKTLYWEEVDSKSLCL, from the exons ATGGGCCGCGACACGGATTTCCATCCGAGCGAACCTCC TGTCGGTGCGCAGCTCTCCGTGGGACGTCGGATACAACCGCAATCGCGCAATCATCCGTCCGGCCTACCCGTAAGTCGTCGAAGCACTCGACTGTTTGCCGACCTCACGAATCGTCTCGGAGAAATCATCACCACAGAACGAGCATTGATGGAATCTGCAGTGTCCACGAGTTGTACAGCCTCAGTGTCGGACGCGGCTATTTCCGGCGCTCGTGTTGTCCCGTCGAATGGAGCACCGATTCCGGCCGAAGCAACCCACGGCTGGCACAACCAGACGAGCCCTCTACTGACCGTTTCGTCGCAAACGAGTagtccgacgacgacgtccacaCAAAGTACGGGGACGTGTTCGTCTCCGTTGGATCTCTTGGCCGGCGTTTCGTCCACGGAACACGCCAAGCACCAAACACCATCAACGACCAAGGTCCGTCCACAGTCCATCGGTGCGGCGATCAAGAACACCAATCCGTCCGCAGACGCCGTTTCCAAGACAGAAGGCGTGAGCAATAGACACGTTGCTGCCGAGAATCAAGCCACTGGAACGAGCGTGGATGTCCACGAGTCGCAGCTACAAGGAGCCGAAACATTGGAACAattcgaaacgaaaagcgACGACGTTCCATCGCCTCACCTTTCGTCCTTCcgaaaagcaacaacaacaacaacaacaataattCGTCACAATACGCGCCACAAAGAAAAACGTCGTCCGGTGGGATACGTGGCTCCCAAAACGGAACGCACCGTCAAACCAAAGGCTACGCCCAAACCCCGCCGGAATCGTACCCTTCAGCGAGCAAGCGGAAGTTTCCCACGCGCCTGTTTCACGCATCGACCCAGCTTGGCTTGCCTTCGCTCACAGTCCTTGACCGACTACGTTAGAGATGTGGTGCTTCCGACTGCCAGCGCGTACGAACCGAGTACGGatcccgacgacgacgatgattaCGACGATTTCAATCGAATTCACGAGTACCGTCCGCTGGAATGGACTGAAGGTATGGCCAAAATCACCCTACCAGAAGGTTTTTGTACGCTTGATGGAATCGCACGCGACCGGACGGGAAGAGGACTGGATTGGCAAGCGGGTACACCCTTGGGCGACTACGTCATCCAAACCCCGATTGAACAAAACATACGAGGCCTCGCTGGCGTATACGAGTACACCTTTGCCGACAAGCCGCAGGTCACAATTGCAAGTTTTCGTGAACAGGCGGACGCCTACCGTAAAGTACAAGTTGGCAGCGCTGTCGATGATGGCGAAAATGCGGACTCGGACGAAGCCATGGATAAGTTGGCCCGAAAATTCTGGCAGCGTCTTGGTCCGACCATGCCCCCTGCCTGGTATGGAGCCGATCAAGAAGGAACactctttggcgacgatCCTGCATCCGGCTGGTCGATTGCAAAACTCGACTCGTGTCTGCACGTGCTTTCGAATGTTCCCGGCGTCACTACCCCTTACCTATACGCTGGAATGTGGGCGTCGGTCTTTTGCGCGCATACCGAAGACATGAATTTACTAAGTATTAATTACCTGCACGCCGGTGCACCCAAAATTTGGTACGCCGTTGCGCCCGGAAAGGACGCAGATCGGTTTGCCGAGCTTTGTGCCTTTCAGTACAGTATGGAGGCCCGCAAATGTAAGGAATTCATGCGCCACAAACGATGCCTACTCAGTCCGAAAGTACTACAAAAGGCAGGAATTCGCTATACAACGGCGGTACAGCGACCAGGTGATGCCATGATTACTTTCCCGGGTGGTTATCATTTCGGCTTCAACGTGGGGTTCAATCTGGCGGAAGCAA CAAATTTTGGGGTACCAGAGTGGATTCCCCTGGGTTTGCAAGCTCATGTATGCTTATGTCGACCAGATTCGGTTCGAATCGACGTGGAACGCTTAATTGCGCTCCTGAAATTGTACCAACAGGCTGAGAAGCGGGAGGTGGGTTTGTCGTGGAAAACTTGGAGTCAGCGGAGGGAGGAAAAATTGGCTCGACGAGCACTGTCGGAGCGTCGACGCATGTCATCGCCGCCTTCTAAGAAGAAAAAACGTTCGAAAGCGCCACGGACAACTGAATTTTGGGTCGAAGTTAGGAGACCTATATCCAAAGAGGAAACTgcaaaaaagaaaggcaAAAGGCCACTGAAAAAAGCTAAGCGCACTGACGAAGAAATATGGCATCTCGCCAAAGCAACAACACGAAAAGGTCTCGTTCCCGATGCTCGTGTTCTTTGTGTTTTGCCGGCGAAAGTTGTCTTGGATCGTGTCAAATTTCATTACAGAACTACTGGGGACCCCGATAATCAAGATGAGCAATGCTTTGCCGGTCAAGTAGTCGAGCTAATTGATGATCATGTTCGAGTCAGATTGGATGGGCTTCCAAAGTCCAGCGACGAATGGATGCATGTATGGAGTCCAAAGCTGTTTCTGGACGGTGGTCGATGGGGCGAGGATCACGACGTTACGGTAGAGGACGAAATCGGGAAGACGTTATACTGGGAAGAAGTAGACTCCAAGAGCCTATGTCTATGA
- a CDS encoding predicted protein, translating into RKLLDNVWGEVPPKQTTAVMGPSGAGKTSLLNILAGRARTHGQISIGKDIRLNNYSVDPTKMKVRQMIAFVAQDDSLQETATPREAIRFSAKLRLPRATTESQLDKLTIRMLSELGLTACADAMIGGRLLKGVSGGERKRTSVGVELVVKPALVFLDEPTSGLDSFSAVQLCQVLKKVANAGASVLFTIHQPSSVIFSSFDHLLVMNKGRLMYTGSVQDVPSYFANRGHPNPPNYNPADFIMDVAQSIPVEQLTREGFFPADERKMADPFEPEEGQDALGITVTRHTYRGVDMYDGSPPGLLTEIRLLFQREVNNLKRDTSALKARFSLSLVVGLIVGVIFWKVGETDSSVSTNLQSHFGAVILVSLMSMFETAQPALFAFPAERPVFLREYSTNHYSAASYFLSHSVLAHQISLLFLPEQCIITYFMIDFQLNFGMLFAVLYVLAMASTALAVLLGCSVEDPKVAQEMLSIIFVPQMLFSGFFVTIELIPAWLRWLRYIFPLTYAIRIILVEEF; encoded by the exons CGCAAACTTCTGGACAACGTTTGGGGGGAAGTTCCCCCGAAACAGACAACGGCTGTGATGGGTCCTTCTGGAGCTGGAAAGACATCATTACTCAATATCCTTGCTGGTCGCGCTCGCACTCATGGTCAAATTTCTATCGGAAAAGATATTCGTCTCAACAACTACAGTGTGGACCCCACAAAAATGAAGGTTCGTCAAATGATTGCATTTGTCGCTCAAGATGATAGCTTGCAGGAGACAGCTACACCTCGCGAAGCAATTCGTTTTTCAGCCAAGCTAAGGCTGCCTCGAGCTACCACAGAATCTCAATTGGATAAGCTGACGATCCGAATGCTGAGTGAACTTGGTTTGACGGCTTGCGCCGATGCAATGATTGGAGGTAGACTACTAAAGGGTGTTTCAGGCGGTGAACGCAAGCGAACTTCGGTTGGTGTGGAACTTGTGGTCAAGCCAGCGCTAGTCTTTCTGGACGAACCAACGAGTGGATTGGACTCATTCAGCGCGGTGCAGCTCTGTCAGGTCTTGAAGAAAGTAGCGAATGCTGGAGCCAGCGTGCTGTTTACAATCCACCAGCCGTCATCTGTCATCTTCAGTTCCTTTGATCATTTGCTAGTGATGAACAAAGGCCGTCTCATGTACACTGGGTCGGTCCAGGATGTTCCGTCCTATTTCGCGAATCGTGGTCATCCCAACCCGCCAAACTACAATCCTGCTGACTTCATTATGGATGTGGCGCAGTCAATTCCCGTGGAGCAGCTCACTAGAGAGGGCTTTTTTCCTGCTGATGAACGCAAAATGGCTGATCCGTTTGAACCAGAAGAAGGACAGGATGCGCTCGGGATAACTGTGACCCGACACACATATCGAGGTGTGGACATGTACGACGGTTCACCACCAGGGCTTCTGACTGAGATCAGACTGCTTTTCCAGAGGGAGGTAAACAATCTCAAACGTGATACATCAGCTCTGAAAGCGCGCTTTAGCCTTAGTCTCGTTGTTGGGCTAATTGTGGGAGTGATCTTTTGGAAGGTTGGCGAGACGGATAGTTCCGTTTCTACAAACCTGCAATCTCACTTCGGTGCAGTCATTCTTGTTTCTTTAATGAGCATGTTCGAAACCGCACAGCCCGCATTATTCGCATTTCCTGCCGAGCGCCCTGTCTTTCTCCGTGAATACAGCACGAATCACTATTCGGCAGCTTCTTACTTTCTGTCTC ATTCCGTATTGGCTCATCAAATCTCActactttttcttccggaGCAGTGTATTATCACATACTTCATGATTGACTTCCAATTGAACTTTGGTATGCTTTTTGCCGTTCTATACGTATTGGCCATGGCCAGCACGGCACTGGCTGTTCTTTTGGGATGTTCTGTGGAAGACCCGAAAGTAGCACAGGAAATGCTTTCCATCATCTTTGTTCCTCAGATGCTATTTTCCGGATTCTTTGTGACCATCGAACTCATTCCAGCTTGGTTGCGTTGGCTCCGGTACATTTTCCCGTTGACATACGCTATCCGTATTATCTTGGTGGAAGAATTT
- a CDS encoding predicted protein yields the protein LVLRMGVRSGGCSGMSYVMDFAKAADIQEDDQVDEYMSDRIQCVVDSKSMLYLYGLELDYSNELIGGGFQFFNPNAEESCGCGSSFGV from the coding sequence CTCGTGTTGCGCATGGGCGTGCGCTCCGGTGGATGCTCGGGCATGTCGTACGTTAtggactttgccaaagctgcCGATATTCAGGAAGACGATCAGGTAGACGAGTACATGTCGGATCGAATTCAGTGTGTCGTAGATTCCAAGTCAATGCTGTACCTGTACGGACTTGAGTTGGACTATTCGAATGAGCTCATTGGTGGTGGATTTCAGTTCTTCAATCCCAATGCTGAAGAGTCCTGTGGATGCGGCAGTAGTTTTGGGGTGTAA